In Myripristis murdjan chromosome 2, fMyrMur1.1, whole genome shotgun sequence, a genomic segment contains:
- the dock9b gene encoding dedicator of cytokinesis protein 9 isoform X5: protein MASAAPEARKFTRGLNKPGTAAELRQSVSEVVRTSVLMVKPKIIEPLDYENVLLQRKTQIISDVLRDMLQFPPDDFQLSTLRRQGRTLFSTVPENAEKEAHSLFVQECIKTYKSDWHVVNYKYEEYSGDFRQLPNKVSRPEKLAAHLFEVDEDVEKDEDTASLGSQKGGVSKHGWLYKGNMNSAISVTMRSFKRRYFHLAQLGDGSYNLNFYKDEKTSKEPKGTIFLDSCMGVVQNSKVRRFAFELKMQDKSTYLLAADSETEMEEWISTLNKILHSSFEQAMQEKRNGDLHDDEELGKTDLSSGSFQDSFQTGRDMESKMRSEARLKLFTLDPDTQKLDFSGIEPDVRQFEEKFGKRVLVSCHDLSFNLQSCVAENEEGPTTNVEPFYVVLSLFDVQNSRKISADFHVDLNHPLVRQMTFASGSGGGADPHINGSGDDGPLGGHRLASGLPEGALQYPKQGVFSVTCPHPEIFLVARIEKVLQGGITHCTEPYMKSSDSAKMAQKVLKNAKTACSRLGQYKMPFAWAARPVFKDASGTLDKSARFSALYRQDSSKLSDEDMFKLLTDFRKPEKMAKLPVILGNLDVTIDSVAPDVTNCVTSSYIPVRNFEGNGPGSALLEVEEFVPCIAKCSQPFTIYNNHLYVYPKHLKYDGQKSFAKARNIAVCIEFKDSDEDDAQPLKCIYGRPGSPLFVKQAYAAVLHHQQNPEFYNEIKIELPTQLHEKHHLLFTFYHVSCDSNSKKKDLVETPVGSAWLPLLRDGRVIMNEQHMPVAANLPAGYLGSQDGVTKHSGPEIKWVDGGKPLFKVSTHLVSTVYTQDQHLHNFFHHWQSMETSEQASEGELVKYLKSLHAMEGHVMVNFLPTILNQLFRVLTRATHEDVAVNVTRVMVHVVAQCHEEGLEHYLRSYVKFVFRPEPYTSINAKTVHEELAKAMTAILKPSTDFLTSNKLLKYSWYFFEALMKSMAQHLIESGKVKLSRNQRFSASFYHAVETLVNMLMPHITQKYKDNLDAARNANHSLAVFIKRCFTFMDRGFVFKQINNYMNCFVPGDPKTLYEFKFEFLRVVCNHEHYVPLNLPMPFGKGRIQRFQDLQLDYSLTDDFCRNHFLVGLLLREVGGALQEFREIRQIAIQVLKSLMIKHTFDDRYAAKSQQARLATLYLPLFGLLQENVYRLNIKESAPLSSHNNAREDSLVSTSMVTPQKPGSCLENALHKDVFGVISGTASPHTSTPNVASVHHADSRGSLVSTDSGNSLLDKSSDKTNSLEKNQCASALGSTVLRCDKLDRDEIKNLLMCFLHILKSMSEEALFTYWNKATPTDLMDFFTLIEVCLHQFRYMGKRFIARSQEGMGPVTQDRKSLTLPVSRNRAGILHARLQQLGTLENAHTFNNMYSHTDADVSSQCLLEANVATEVCLTVLDTLSIFIMGFKTQLSLDLGHNPLMKKVFQVHLCFLQIPQSEAALKQVFTSLRTFIYKFPCTFFDGRADMCASLCYEILKCCNSKLSSIRNDAAHLLYFLMKSNFDYTGRKSFVRTHLQVVIAVSQLIADVIGIGGTRFQQSLSIINNCANSDKNIKHTAFPSDVKDLMKRIRTVLMATEQMKEHENDPEMLVDLQYSLAKSYTSTPELRKTWLDSMARIHNKNGDLSEAAMCYVHVAALVAEYLWRKGMFRQGCSAFRVITPNIDEEAAMMEDVGMQDVHFNEEVLMELLEECADGLWKAERYELIADVYRLIIPIYEQRRDFEKLTHLYDTLHRAYTKVMEVMHTGKRLLGTYFRVAFFGQGFFEDEDGKEYIYKEPKFTPLSEISQRLLKLYSDKFGQENVKMIQDSGRVNPKDLDAKYAYIQVTHVTPYLEDKELEDRKTDFEKSHNIRRFVFETPFTVSGKKQGGVEEQCKRRTVLTTTHCFPYVKKRIAVMYQHQTDLSPIEVAIDEMSAKVAELRLLCSASEVDMIRLQLKLQGSISVQVNAGPLAYARAFLDDTSAKKYPDNKVKQLKEVFRQFVDACGQALGVNERLIKEDQQEYHDEMKANYRDLARELSNIMHEQINPVEDGTRSGLSDSMGIFNAISGTPTSANPHASTTIL, encoded by the exons ctctccacCCTGAGGCGCCAGGGCAGGACTCTCTTTTCCACAGTGCCAGAGAATGCCGAGAAAGAGGCTCACTCGCTGTTTGTCCAAGAG tgtaTCAAAACCTATAAGTCGGACTGGCATGTGGTTAATTACAAGTATGAAGAATATTCCGGAGACTTCCGCCAGCTCCCAAA tAAGGTGTCAAGACCTGAGAAGCTTGCAGCCCATCTCTTTGAGGTCGACGAAGATGTGGAAAAAGATGAG GACACAGCGTCTCTGGGCTCTCAGAAGGGAGGGGTGTCCAAACATGGCTGGCTGTACAAAGGCAACATGAACAGTGCAATCAGTGTTACAATGCGG TCCTTCAAAAGGAGGTACTTCCATCTGGCTCAGCTGGGAGATGGATCCTACAACCTCAACTTCTACAAAGATGAAAAGACATCCAAGGAACCCAAAGGCACCATCTTCCTTGACTCCTGCATGGGAGTCGTTCAG AACAGTAAAGTGCGCCGGTTTGCCTTTGAGCTGAAGATGCAGGATAAAAGCACATACCTGCTGGCTGCAGACAGCGAAACAGAGATGGAGGAATGGATCAGCACGCTCAACAAGATCCTCCACAGCAGCTTTGAACAGGCCATGCAGGAGAAGAGAAACGGAGATCTGCACGAcg ATGAGGAGCTCGGAAAAACAGACCTCTCCTCCGGAAGTTTCCAGGACAGTTTTCAG ACTGGAAGAGATATGGAGTCCAAAATGCGGAGTGAGGCTCGCCTCAAACTGTTCACTTTGGATCCTGACACACAG AAACTGGATTTCTCTGGGATTGAACCGGATGTGCGGCAGTTTGAAGAGAAGTTTGGGAAGAGAGTGCTGGTCAGCTGTCACGACCTCTCCTTCAACCTGCAGAGCTGCGTGGCTGAAAATGAGGAGGGGCCAACGACAAAC GTGGAGCCCTTTTACGTGGTCTTGTCCCTCTTCGACGTCCAGAACAGTAGAAAGATCTCAGCGGACTTCCACGTGGATCTCAACCACCCTTTGGTCCGGCAAATGACCTTCGCCTCGGGATCTGGCGGTGGGGCGGACCCGCACATCAACGGGAGTGGCGATGACGGTCCCCTGGGTGGCCACAGGCTGGCCAGTGGTCTCCCAGAGGGGGCTCTACAGTACCCCAAACAGGGGGTGTTCTCAGTTACCTGCCCCCACCCCGAGATCTTCCTGGTGGCCCGGATCGAGAAGGTCCTGCAGGGGGGGATCACCCACTGCACCGAGCCATACATGAAGAGCTCAGACTCGGCCAAG ATGGCCCAGAAAGTGTTGAAGAACGCGAAGACAGCCTGCAGCCGCCTGGGACAGTACAAGATGCCCTTCGCCTGGGCTGCACG GCCTGTGTTCAAAGATGCATCGGGAACTCTGGACAAAAGCGCTCGCTTCTCGGCTCTTTACAGACAGGACAGTAGCAAGCTGTCAGACGAGGACATGTTCAAGCTGCTCACTGACTTCAGaaa GCCAGAAAAAATGGCCAAACTTCCCGTGATCTTGGGGAACTTAGATGTAACTATCGACAGTGTTGCCCCAGATGTCACCA ATTGCGTTACCTCCTCCTACATTCCTGTGAGGAATTTTGAGGGCAACGGGCCAGGCAGTGCTCTTCTCGAGGTGGAGGAGTTTGTCCCCTGCATCGCCAAGTGTTCCCAACCCTTCACCATCTACAACAACCACCTCTACGTCTACCCAAAACACCTCAAATACGACGGGCAGAAGTCCTTCGCTAAG GCAAGGAATATTGCTGTTTGCATTGAATTCAAGGATTCTGATGAGGATGACGCCCAACCATTGAAG tGCATCTATGGTCGTCCAGGAAGTCCTCTTTTTGTCAAACAGGCGTATGCAGCCGTCTTGCACCACCAGCAGAACCCTGAATTTTATAATGAG ATAAAGATAGAGTTGCCTACTCAGCTGCATGAGAAGCACCACCTTCTCTTCACCTTCTACCATGTGAGCTGTGACAGCAACAGCAAGAAGAAGGACCTGGTGGAGACTCCAG TTGGTTCAGCATGGCTGCCTCTGCTCAGGGACGGCAGGGTCATCATGAATGAGCAGCACATGCCGGTGGCTGCCAATCTGCCCGCCGGGTACCTCGGCTCCCAGGATGGCGTCACCAAG CACTCCGGCCCAGAGATCAAGTGGGTGGATGGAGGCAAACCGCTGTTCAAAGTCTCTACTCACCTCGTTTCCACAGTTTACACTCAG GATCAGCACCTGCACAACTTCTTCCACCACTGGCAGAGCATGGAGACGTCAGAGCAGGCCTCGGAGGGAGAGCTGGTCAAATACCTGAAG AGTCTCCATGCCATGGAAGGTCATGTGATGGTCAACTTCCTGCCCACCATCCTCAACCAGCTGTTCCGCGTCCTGACCCGAGCCACACATGAGGACGTGGCCGTCAATGTGACCAG GGTAATGGTGCATGTTGTAGCGCAGTGCCATGAAGAGGGGCTCGAACACTACCTGAGATCTTATGTCAAG tTTGTGTTTAGGCCAGAGCCATACACCTCCATCAATGCTAAAACAGTTCACGAGGAACTTGCTAAAGCCATGACAGCCATCCTGAAGCCATCCACCGACTTCCTTACCAGCAACAAGCTGCTGAAG TACTCATGGTACTTCTTTGAAGCCCTGATGAAGTCAATGGCACAGCACTTGATAGAGAGCGGGAAAGTCAAG CTCTCCAGGAACCAGCGTTTTTCGGCGTCTTTCTACCACGCTGTGGAGACCTTGGTTAATATGCTGATGCCACACATCACCCAGAAATACAAGGACAACCTGGATGCAGCTCGCAATGCCAACCACAGCTTGGCAGTTTTCATCAAG CGCTGCTTCACCTTCATGGACAGAGGCTTCGTCTTCAAACAGATCAACAACTACATGAACTGCTTTGTACCCGGAGACCCCAAG ACTCTGTATGAGTTTAAGTTTGAGTTCCTGCGGGTCGTATGCAACCACGAGCACTACGTCCCCCTCAATCTGCCCATGCCCTTTGGAAAAGGCAGAATCCAGAGATTTCAAG ATCTTCAGCTTGACTATTCTCTGACCGATGACTTCTGCCGAAACCACTTCCTGGTGGGGCTGCTGCTGagggaggtgggcggggctctCCAGGAGTTCAGGGAGATCCGGCAGATCGCCATCCAGGTGCTCAAGAGCCTGATGATCAAACACACGTTTGATGACCGCTATGCTGCAAAG agccagcaggccagacTCGCCACCCTCTACCTCCCCCTGTTCGGCCTGCTCCAGGAGAACGTCTACAGGCTCAACATTAAGGAGTCCGCCCCCCTCAGCAGTCACAAT AATGCCAGGGAGGACTCTCTGGTGTCGACCTCCATGGTGACTCCTCAGAAGCCTGGGAGTTGCTTAGAAAATGCTCTGCACAAAGATGTGTTTGGCGTCATCTCCGGAACAG CCTCACCTCACACCTCCACTCCCAATGTGGCCTCAGTTCACCATGCGGACTCCAGAGGCTCCCTGGTCTCCACTGACTCTGGAAACAGCCTGCTGGACAAGAGCAGTGACAAGACCAACTCCCTGGAGAAG AACCAGTGTGCGTCCGCTCTGGGCAGCACTGTCCTCCGCTGTGACAAACTGGACCGCGATGAGATCAAGAACCTCCTCATGTGTTTTTTGCATATCCTCAAAAGCATGTCGGAGG AGGCCCTGTTCACATACTGGAACAAAGCAACTCCCACAGATCTAATGGACTTTTTCACATTAATAGA AGTTTGCCTTCATCAGTTCAGATACATGGGGAAGAGATTCATCGCCAG GAGCCAGGAGGGGATGGGGCCTGTGACTCAAGACAGGAAGTCCCTGACTCTGCCTGTGTCTCGTAACAGGGCAGGGATTCTGCACGCCCGCCTACAGCAGCTGGGTACTCTGGAGAACGCTCACACCTTCAACAACA TGTACTCCCACACGGACGCAGACGTGAGCAGCCAGTGTTTGCTGGAGGCCAACGTGGCCACAGAGGTCTGTCTGACTGTGCTGGACACACTCAGCATCTTCATCATGGGATTCAAG ACCCAGCTGAGTTTGGACCTGGGCCACAACCCCCTGATGAAGAAGGTCTTCCAGGTGCACCTGTGCTTCCTGCAGATCCCCCAGTCAGAGGCTGCCCTCAAACAGGTCTTCACCTCACTCAGGACCTTCATCTACAAG TTCCCCTGTACGTTCTTTGACGGCCGTGCAGACATGTGTGCCTCTCTGTGCTACGAGATCCTGAAGTGCTGTAACTCCAAGCTGAGCTCCATCCGCAACGATGCAGCCCAcctcctctacttcctcatGAAGAGCAACTTCGACTACACCGGCCGCAAGTCCTTTGTACGAACCCACCTCCAG GTAGTAAttgctgtcagtcagctgatcGCTGATGTCATCGGCATCGGAGGAACCCGGTTTCAGCAATCCCTCTCCATCATCAACAACTGTGCTAACAGTGACAAGAACATCAAG CACACAGCTTTTCCCTCGGATGTGAAGGACCTGATGAAGCGCATCAGGACGGTGCTGATGGCCACCGAGCAGATGAAGGAGCACGAGAACGACCCAGAGATGCTGGTGGACCTCCAGTACAGCCTGGCCAAGTCCTACACCAGCACCCCCGAGCTCCGCAAGACCTGGCTGGACAGCATGGCGCGCATCCACAACAAGAACGGAGACCTGTCCGAG GCAGCCATGTGCTACGTGCACGTTGCTGCTCTGGTGGCTGAGTACCTGTGGAGAAAAG GGATGTTCAGGCAGGGCTGCTCGGCTTTCCGTGTCATCACGCCAAACATCGATGAAGAGGCGGCCATGATGGAGGATGTAGGAATGCAGGATGTTCACTTCAATGAA gaggtgctgatggagctgctggaggagtgCGCTGATGGTCTGTGGAAGGCGGAGCGTTATGAGCTCATTGCTGATGTATACAGGCTCATCATTCCCATCTATGAACAGCGCAGGGACTTTGAG AAACTGACCCACCTGTACGACACGCTGCACCGTGCCTACACCAAAGTGATGGAGGTGATGCATACCGGCAAGAGGCTGCTGGGAACGTACTTCAGAGTGGCCTTCTTCGGCCAG ggCTTCTTTGAAGATGAGGATGGAAAGGAGTACATCTACAAGGAGCCAAAGTTCACCCCGCTGTCGGAGATTTCCCAGAGGCTTCTGAAGCTCTACTCCGACAAGTTTGGTCAGGAGAACGTCAAGATGATTCAGGACTCTGGCAGG GTGAACCCAAAAGACCTGGACGCAAAGTACGCCTACATCCAGGTGACCCACGTCACGCCCTACCTGGAGGAcaaggagctggaggacaggaagaCCGACTTCGAGAAGAGCCACAACATCCGCCGCTTCGTGTTCGAGACCCCCTTCACGGTGTCGGGCAAGAAgcagggaggggtggaggagcaGTGTAAACGACGAACGGTTCTCACCA CCACCCACTGCTTCCCTTATGTGAAGAAGCGCATAGCGGTGATGTACCAGCACCAGACCGACCTGAGCCCCATAGAGGTGGCCATAGACGAGATGAGTGCCAAGGTGGCGGAGCTGCGGCTGCTGTGCTCGGCCTCGGAGGTCGACATGATCCGCCTGCAGCTCAAACTGCAAGGAAGCATCAGTGTTCAG gtAAACGCTGGCCCACTAGCCTATGCCAGAGCCTTCCTTGATGACACCAGTGCCAAGAAATACCCCGACAACAAGGTCAAACAGCTCAAAGAGGTTTTCAG ACAGTTTGTGGATGCCTGTGGCCAGGCGCTGGGGGTGAACGAGCGGCTGATCAAGGAGGACCAGCAGGAGTATCACGACGAGATGAAGGCCAACTACAGGGATCTGGCCCGAGAGCTGTCCAACATCATGCACGAACAA